The Acidaminococcus fermentans DSM 20731 sequence TTCCTGAAATACTCCTCCTCCCCCCAGGCCACGACAACATGGGGACACGCTGGATTTTTCCGCAGACTTTCCAGAAATACATCCGCCGTTGTGTTCACAATCGATCCACTCCTAGAAAAAATCTCGTTGCCAGCGATAATTATACCATACAGGACCGGACCCATCAAAAACCACTTTGATGGCTCCTCCCCGGTCCGTCCGGGCACAGGGGATGTGGAACCGTTCCAGCCTTTCCAGGATCTCCGGATGAGGATGACCGAACCGGTTCTCCCGGCCGGAAGAAATCACCGCCAACCGTGGTGAAACCGCCGCCAGGAACCCTTCAGACGAGGAAGTACGGGAACCGTGATGAGAAACCTTCAGCACATCGCTCCCGATGGGCCAGCGGGCCGCCGCCAGTTCCCCTTCCGCCGGTGCATCACCGGTAAAAAGGACACTGCCCGCCCCGCAGCTCACACGGACAATGGCAGAGTTTTCGTTCTTTTCTCCTCCCTTCTTTTGAATTGTCGGTGCTTCTACAATTTGTATTATACTCCCTTTTTTGCATATTTTCTGGTTTGTTTGCATTTTGTATACAATTTTATTCAATTGTCCAAACTGTTTCACTTGTTGCATAATTGCTACTTCTTTGGTGGGAATTTCCTCTTCCACCGCCAGGTCCGGCGCAGAAGGCCACAGATCCGGGGGGAGGGCGACGGAATAAATAGGGAACCAGCGGGAAAGAGCGGCGGCCCCTCCGGCATGATCAAGATGGCCATGGCTCAGGATAAGAAGATCCACCCTATCAGCTCCCAGCCACCGGAGAAAGGGCACCAGGATCCGTTCACCCGTGTCATATCTGCCGGGAAGACCTCCCGTATCCACCACGATGATTTCCCGTTCCGGAGTTATGACCACGGCACAGTCCCCCTGTCCCACATCCAAAAAATAAACCGTAAAAGCCTGGGGGCAGAACTGGCAAAAAGCTACCAGCGCCCCCAGGCCGAAACCGGCTGCCAGGATGGTTCCCCTGCGCAGTCTGGGACGGAAGGGTTGGAACCAGCCTTTTTCCAGAACAGCTCCTATTAATAGGAAGTACAATGGCCACCCCCACAGAGGCACTTGGCCTGTCACCAGGTGGGTACCGGGAAGTTGGGCCAATTTCTCCCCACCCCATAGAGCAAATCCCATCAATTGCGAAACTACAGCCAAAACTGGCCGGCCCGGTAAAATCAATCCCAGAGATCCCAATATGGCCCCTATGGCACTGCCCGTTACACACAGGGATAAAACAGGTACCAACAGCACATTAGCCAAAAGAGAAACCAGGGATAAAGTATGGAAATGTATCACCAAAAAAGGCAGGCTCAGCAGCTGGGCGCTGATGGGAACGGACAGTCCTCCTGCCACCGGCCGCGGCAGAAAAACATCCAGTTTCTCGCTTACCGGTTTCCGCAGTGTCATGAGTCCCAGGGCTGCTGTAAAAGACAGTTGAAAACCCGGATCCCGACACCACCAGGGATTCCAGGAAAGAAGCAAAATGGCAGCCAGCCCCAAGAAAGCTGTTCCCTTTGCCCGGCGCCGTCCGGCTTTTCCCAACAGTACCCCTGCGCCAAGGATCACTGCCCGGCAGACCGACGCCCGAAGACCGCATAGTACCGCATATCCAGACAGCAGCAGAACGCCAAAAGGAACTACAGCCTTCCGGGGAATCCGGAAATACTGTACCGCCCCAGTAAAAAGGCCCATAAGGAGAGCCACATGACTTCCGGATACGGACAGGAGATGGCTCAGGCCGCAGCGCTGGAACATCTGAAGAGTTTCAGGTTCAATCTGTGAGCTGCCGCCCAGCATCATTCCTTCCAGAAGGGCACTGTCTCCGTTCCCCATGGAACAGCGCAGCTGCCTCCGAAGCTTGTTTCCCACGGTCTGTATTTGATCCATCCAGGATGGATCTCGGGACAGGAAACGGCAACATTTCCCCACCGTCTGGATCCTTCCACCCTCTTTCCGTATGGCAGCTCCCACTTCCGGGTCCTGCATGCCAGGGTTAAAAAAGCCATCCACCGGTTTCAGGACGCCTGTCACTTGGACAATACCAGCTCCTGGCCGGAATCGTCCGCTTTTCTGAACGAAAACACGAATACGGCCCTTTTGTTCTTCCAATAAAAAGGAACTGTTCCCATGCCGGCCCTCCCGTATTGAGCCAGGAACCACCCGGCCGGTAAACCGTCCGGTCCGGCCCAACTGCTGCGCCATCCGTTGGGCTGCTGTTTTTTCCACGGTTCCCCGGCTGGTTCCGGCGCAGAATATACACACCAGAAAAAGCCCCATATAAAAATCGCGGCTCCATTCCTTTTTCCATGCTGCAAAGGTCAGGATAGCTCCCAATCCCAAAGCACCAATCCAGACCTGGACCGGCAAAAAATGTTCCAGCCCCGTACGGATGCCCAGTGCATAGGCCAGGCTTCCTGCCAATACCGGATCCATTTCACACCTCCACCAACGGTTTCAGCCGCTGGAACTTTGATGGACCTATGCCGGATACCTGCTGCAGGTCTTCTACCCTGCGAAAGGGAGCCTGCTGGCGGTATTCCACGATTCTCCTGGCCAGAGCCGGCCCGATTCCCGGAAGCCGGGTCAGTTCTTCTTCCCCTGCCCGGTTTAAATTGATCCGGCGATTGTCTTTTTCCGTCCCTCTGCCATTTTGGGCAGTTTCTCCGGCCCCGCCCTTTGCATCCTGTCCCGGTTCTCGTTGGTCTGCCGAAGCTCTGCCGGTACTCCTTTTCCGGATGCTGGTCTTCAGGTACGGAA is a genomic window containing:
- a CDS encoding DNA internalization-related competence protein ComEC/Rec2, giving the protein MDPVLAGSLAYALGIRTGLEHFLPVQVWIGALGLGAILTFAAWKKEWSRDFYMGLFLVCIFCAGTSRGTVEKTAAQRMAQQLGRTGRFTGRVVPGSIREGRHGNSSFLLEEQKGRIRVFVQKSGRFRPGAGIVQVTGVLKPVDGFFNPGMQDPEVGAAIRKEGGRIQTVGKCCRFLSRDPSWMDQIQTVGNKLRRQLRCSMGNGDSALLEGMMLGGSSQIEPETLQMFQRCGLSHLLSVSGSHVALLMGLFTGAVQYFRIPRKAVVPFGVLLLSGYAVLCGLRASVCRAVILGAGVLLGKAGRRRAKGTAFLGLAAILLLSWNPWWCRDPGFQLSFTAALGLMTLRKPVSEKLDVFLPRPVAGGLSVPISAQLLSLPFLVIHFHTLSLVSLLANVLLVPVLSLCVTGSAIGAILGSLGLILPGRPVLAVVSQLMGFALWGGEKLAQLPGTHLVTGQVPLWGWPLYFLLIGAVLEKGWFQPFRPRLRRGTILAAGFGLGALVAFCQFCPQAFTVYFLDVGQGDCAVVITPEREIIVVDTGGLPGRYDTGERILVPFLRWLGADRVDLLILSHGHLDHAGGAAALSRWFPIYSVALPPDLWPSAPDLAVEEEIPTKEVAIMQQVKQFGQLNKIVYKMQTNQKICKKGSIIQIVEAPTIQKKGGEKNENSAIVRVSCGAGSVLFTGDAPAEGELAAARWPIGSDVLKVSHHGSRTSSSEGFLAAVSPRLAVISSGRENRFGHPHPEILERLERFHIPCARTDRGGAIKVVFDGSGPVWYNYRWQRDFF
- a CDS encoding ComEA family DNA-binding protein — translated: MDPWEKKKWLAVVALVLLCVTGSWWQSRENVPEKSVVQATEAGVPEKREKIAKITVYISGAVQEPGLYQVKPDIRYQEALEEAGGATKEADLTRVNLAKKCKDGSQVNVPYLKTSIRKRSTGRASADQREPGQDAKGGAGETAQNGRGTEKDNRRINLNRAGEEELTRLPGIGPALARRIVEYRQQAPFRRVEDLQQVSGIGPSKFQRLKPLVEV